A portion of the Parambassis ranga chromosome 22, fParRan2.1, whole genome shotgun sequence genome contains these proteins:
- the cd93 gene encoding complement component C1q receptor, which translates to MAIMLWIFLLQLIHSFDGLSGVEHETLCTSKACLTLHMEKVTFGRAKQNCEDNGGYLMTVRDRQEEDVLLSLLSLSQTPHQDNVLTFWIGLKLHKQDCVLPNKALKGFKWVSGEEGSHYSNWKKDPVLTCTSERCVMVDYTSPGPNRMKWTTVPCKQRGYYVCKFSFKGMCNPLILLGPGEITYTPPFSKEPQKGEMKLLPLATYANILCSDEQSYYSVCMELDDTYSWTNPGPFCKIGNQNCELNNGGCEHLCQQDGDNVQCFCKKGFDLGKDGFSCRIKNMCGPDTCEHQCVMGVSGYFCKCPAGFELNENQRNCSDIDECQSQACNDDVCVNTHGSYTCVCKDGYEMTDGKCRGVDECMQSRCEHGCLNNLGSFSCYCNEGFTLSKDGLSCEDINECISNTCFDDFICVNTMGSFLCTYPEGFFPDIDGSTYAPHVTSQSATSLEKDTLEDFTESLTRTTVELQHQSPHTDAPLPDLVNNTNGHNSNASLVSNVANTVNSRVIICVLGSVIPLLLLVAVTLFIALYRCSRTKKEAKKNTTADGYCWVSSGLDPRLEKLYESILTDDL; encoded by the coding sequence ATGGCAATTATGTTGTGGATCTTTCTACTGCAGCTCATCCACAGCTTTGACGGTTTGTCAGGAGTTGAACATGAGACGCTGTGCACTTCTAAAGCCTGCCTCACCCTACATATGGAGAAGGTAACATTTGGAAGGGCCAAACAGAACTGTGAGGACAATGGAGGTTATCTGatgacagtcagagacagacaagAAGAGGATGTGCTACTCTCGCTGCTCTCGCTGTCCCAAACACCACATCAGGACAATGTGCTGACATTTTGGATTGGATTAAAACTGCACAAGCAGGACTGTGTGCTACCTAACAAGGCTCTCAAAGGCTTTAAATGGGTATCTGGAGAGGAAGGCTCCCACTACTCCAACTGGAAAAAAGACCCTGTCCTCACATGTACATCTGAGAGATGTGTGATGGTTGATTACACTTCACCAGGACCGAATCGGATGAAGTGGACAACTGTACCTTGTAAACAAAGAGGTTATTATGTATGTAAGTTTTCTTTTAAAGGGATGTGCAACCCTTTGATTCTGCTGGGCCCTGGGGAAATAACATACACACCACCCTTTTCAAAAGAGCCACAAAAAGGTGAAATGAAGTTATTGCCACTCGCAACATATGCCAATATTTTGTGCAGTGACGAGCAGTCATACTACTCAGTGTGCATGGAGTTGGATGATACCTACAGCTGGACTAATCCTGGCCCCTTTTGCAAAATAGGAAATCAAAACTGTGAACTCAACAATGGCGGGTGTGAACACTTGTGCCAGCAGGACGGAGACAACGTTCAGTGTTTTTGCAAGAAAGGTTTTGATCTGGGGAAGGACGGATTCTCATGCAGGATAAAAAACATGTGCGGTCCTGACACCTGTGAGCATCAGTGTGTAATGGGGGTGTCAGGATATTTTTGCAAATGTCCAGCTGGGTTTGAGCTGAATGAAAACCAGCGCAACTGCTCTGACATTGATGAGTGCCAGTCACAGGCCTGTAATGAcgatgtgtgtgtaaatacacaTGGCAgttacacatgtgtgtgtaaagatggTTATGAAATGACTGACGGCAAATGCAGGGGTGTGGATGAGTGCATGCAATCGAGATGTGAGCATGGCTGCTTGAACAATTTGGGATCCTTCTCCTGTTACTGCAATGAGGGCTTCACTTTGTCCAAAGATGGCCTCTCATGTGAGGACATCAATGAATGTATCAGTAATACCTGTTTTGATGACTTCATATGCGTCAATACTATGGGCAGCTTCTTGTGTACCTACCCAGAAGGCTTCTTTCCGGACATTGATGGATCAACTTATGCTCCGCATGTGACCAGCCAATCAGCTACATCGTTAGAGAAGGACACACTTGAAGACTTCACTGAGTCTTTAACCCGAACCACAGTGGAGCTCCAGCACCAGTCCCCACACACTGACGCACCACTACCAGACCTAGTAAACAACACAAACGGTCATAACAGTAACGCATCTTTGGTTTCAAATGTTGCCAACACAGTGAACTCAAGGGTGATAATCTGTGTCCTTGGTTCAGTCATCCCTCTGCTCCTGTTGGTGGCAGTGACTTTATTTATTGCACTATATCGATGCAGTCGCACCAAAAAAGAGGCCAAGAAAAACACCACTGCAGATGGCTACTGTTGGGTGTCTTCTGGTTTGGATCCACGTTTAGAGAAACTATATGAGTCCATCTTGACTGATGACCTATGA
- the LOC114428117 gene encoding endosialin-like — MACSQLAVFVPLKVKTVTVLMIFVLYIRRGFGIKQTGICRPFCAGSDCVTVNQDRVDFQTAQEACHDRNGDLLIFQSDTDENIIEILSQGLSGNFWIGLRLPTGTCSNLSAPLRGYEWTSAHKDRSFPPSFSTWKNSVILCSPHCVSLSNNRKWTERLCSEKIDGFLCKTKHKDACQAQELSDPVVYQSSKGCSTGPCEHICTDVKGGYTCSCSSGYMPDSRDLRQCVLHCAQEKCPAMCDRDTENSCHCPNGFLLTEKTCEDINECDMGECDQECKNTFGGFVCSCQEGFVLKDKYKCVKAEDSEGLVIPTPAEGFVKTADNSTQKVSSAPEGVFLWIWIVVVVVVVVFIFLIRLFVVKRQRRREQSPNQQSTAAAAPSDNIRC; from the coding sequence ATGGCCTGCTCGCAGCTGGCAGTGTTTGTGCCATTGAAGGTAAAGACAGTGACTGTTTTGATGATCTTTGTGTTGTATATCAGACGAGGGTTTGGGATAAAGCAGACTGGCATCTGTAGGCCTTTTTGTGCTGGAAGTGACTGTGTAACTGTTAACCAGGACAGAGTGGATTTTCAAACAGCTCAAGAAGCATGCCATGACAGGAATGGAGACCTTCTGATATTTCAGTCAGACACTGATGAGAACATCATTGAAATTTTGAGTCAAGGATTATCTGGAAACTTCTGGATAGGACTGCGTTTACCAACTGGCACTTGCAGTAACCTCTCGGCTCCACTGAGGGGCTATGAGTGGACCTCTGCTCACAAGGACAGGAGCTTCCCTCCATCCTTTAGCACCTGGAAGAACAGCGTCATACTCTGCTCTCCACACTGTGTGTCGCTTTCAAACAATCGAAAGTGGACAGAAAGACTGTGCTCAGAGAAAATTGATGGGTTTCTAtgcaagacaaaacacaaagatgcaTGTCAGGCACAAGAATTGTCAGATCCAGTGGTATACCAAAGCTCTAAAGGTTGTTCAACCGGTCCTTGTGAACACATATGCACAGATGTAAAGGGAGGCTACACATGCTCCTGTTCCAGTGGATACATGCCAGACAGCAGAGACCTGAGGCAGTGCGTGCTGCACTGTGCCCAAGAGAAATGTCCCGCGATGTgtgacagagacactgaaaattcATGCCATTGTCCTAATGGCTTTCTGTTGACAGAAAAGACTTGTGAGGACATAAATGAATGTGACATGGGTGAATGTGATCAAGAATGTAAGAACACTTTCGGAGGTTTCGTGTGCTCCTGTCAAGAAGGATTTGTGCTTAAAGATAAATACAAATGCGTTAAGGCAGAGGACAGTGAGGGTTTGGTCATACCAACTCCTGCTGAGGGATTTGTTAAAACAGCTGATAATAGCACACAGAAGGTCTCCTCTGCACCTGAGGGGGTTTTTCTCTGGATCtggattgttgttgttgtagttgtgGTGGTGTTTATATTTCTTATTAGACTTTTTGTTGTGAAGCGTCAGAGGCGCAGAGAACAAAGTCCAAATCAACagtctactgctgctgctgctcccagtGACAACATCAGGTGTTAA